Part of the Zygotorulaspora mrakii chromosome 2, complete sequence genome, GACGACTTGGAAGCGTCAGATGCCTTCTAGTAAAATAACATATATAGCTTTACATTTAGTTACGTAGGAAAAGAGGAACTGGAGTCTACTACATAATTGACTGAATGGAGCTCGTAATTCAGATAGTCTTAATACCTTGGAGAAACAAGCTGTCTTGTTCGGCCTAGATTTTGAGCCTGAAGGCAGCATTGATCTTCGATGGTACTTAGAATAGCATCTTGGgaacttgaaattttttggtgaCGAAGATATGTCGAAAAGTGGCTATTCTTTGTTGAGATGTTGTGTAGCTTGAAGTCAATGAGTATAAAATGATCTTTGTCTTTAGTTCGAAGCTCCCCAGCACAGTTTTTAATCCATCTCGCTAGTATCTGTAACATTGCCCTGATTCTCCAAAGAACACAAGCTAATTCTGAAAATTATTTCAACATGTCCTCGTATATCCTGGAGAAATATCCTAAATCATGTTTGCCAGCTTTCTGGCTTATAGCTACGGTAAGTTCGGTACCGTTAACTAAACTTCAggcaagaagaagaaaaagagcaaAGGAAGTGCACTTCATAGCAGATCAGCGTGAACGAGAGTAAAGATTCGAAAAGCTGATCCTATTCTTTAGGTTTTTTTGGTTATTTTGGttatttctttccattttctgTCATATTTAGACGGTTTTTCCAGGTGACTCAcgtcaaaattttgaaaattatcaaaaatgaaatttgaataggaaaagaaaaaaatgattcattttatttgatattcACAGATAGCAATTAGGCCTATATTTAAAAGCCTGTATTTAAAGACGACTTTTGATAATACGAGAACACTGCTTACTGTAGAACCATGACGGGCACAGTTGAGCTGGAACAAACAGTagaaaaattatcaaacaTGATGGGCGAAGTTAAGTTTTCACCAAAAAACCGAGATATCTTAAACAATTTGGGAAATGAGCTGGTGATTTCACAATCCAAGCCAGTACTagaatttgttgatattattattgaGAGGTTCATGTATCCACGACTGCCATCAAAGTCCTTAATGGGACTTCTACTGCTGCAGGAATGCGCAATTATAGACGAAGAAAGTAACGACAATGACGATCTAGATAACTTAATCAAGTACGAGACATTTGATCTTGGTCATCCAAGAATATTAGAATTAATATTGATAAGACAAAAATTGGAAGAACTTAACTCtacagaaaagaaaacctGGAAATCAGATGAGTACATGACAAAACTATTAACAAAAGTGCAGCAGGTGTATGTTCTGCTAGTTCATCTTCTACAAGTGCTGAGTGATCACATAGAAGTTCCTGCCCATTCCGCTTTTTACAAAGGCATCGTGCTTGATAGCATAGCTGATTTTCAGCGCGCCTTTGAATCCTTTAAAATTTTAGACTTCATTTGCCAATCTTTGATTAGAAGTGTTGCAGAATCAGGCAAATCTGATAATAGCATTTTCTATGTGGAGGACACTCTTTTGCGTCACATAGAAAGTTTCATTCAGGGAAATATAAAATGGTACGAGGATATCATGTTGCAGTCAACGGCTTTAAAAGAGTTTTACTTgactgaaaaaaagatgttgcCGCAAAGCATTCCTTCACATGAGACTGACTTGTTGCATCAGAAGGGATTCGAAATTTTCCTGGAAAAACGAAAGTTGCGATTGAGAATTTCCACCAGAAGAGTATTCTAAGACGTTTTGTGGGGCACTGCCCAACATTTTGTAATATTACGAACTACCGATATATTCTTCTGCCCCCCAAAATAAATGGGAATATCAgttgaaatatttcaaattatgTAAGTCATTCTGTAGAATTTGACCAATTCTATGTGCTTACGCAAAAAGTAGTTATTTGTTTTTCGATGCACAATATATGTGTCATACGAGTGTCCCATGAGCTTAACTTGTCTACAATCTAATAAAAAGCCGAGTTCAAGCGTGGTATTAATCCCTAGCCGCTCTATTATGTGACACATGTATAAGTATTTTAGTTCCATTATTGATATTACATAGTTGATCCTATCAGCCCCATATTGCACAGGGGAGAAGTTAAACCTCCGTAATTGCAGTGGCAAAATCTTCTGTAATACATAATATATTATATCCATTTTGTCACGATAATTTAGATTCATTCAACATTCAAACTGCAAGAGTCTGTTTCGCTCCAAACGAGCAACTATTTGGATTCTTTGGCGATAAGAGTTGAGGCCTATGAAACACTTCTTGATGTTTATTTCGGACAGaagtttttcttcaccaGCTCAAACACACATATGCCAATAAATTATGATCAAAAGTAGTGATGGTACTGTTTGGCTCATTATTGTTCCATACACCGTTGACAcaattccttttcttttttggaagCTTTCGAAGAGCGAATAAGCTTGACTTTtagaaaaaagattgagGCTTCTTATAATAGACAAACACGACACACTAGAAGTAGGGAAGGCACTACGAAAAGTTAAACTTAACCATGGTGAGATCTGTGTTGTCGTTTAGGCGTAAGCAAGAGGCACTTAAAGTCGACATTTTTCTAGTGGAACAGTAAAGAGATGAAGCCAGAAAAAGCCCAagcaaaataaaaatcCAGACTGGAGAGTTCCCGATGATATCCTCTCGTCAGAGCATTAGCAGTACAGGAAGCTGACTACCGAGTAATCTATAAAGTCGAACGAGAAATAAAAAGCTGTGTCTCAGATTCTAAAGCACTGGGAAAGTGGTGTGATGACAGCAAATTGTGAGTTGATGACAATACATGTTAGAGCAGGAAGGTATCACGAACATTATTCTCTGGTAGCGAGTGAGATGTCTCCAATCACATGCTGCATGTACTGTTGTCTCTCGTAGAACGAATGGTGAAATGTTCTACGGGCGTTAATGCGTGCTGTTATGATTCGACGTAGtccatttttgaaatatataaagAAGGTTTACATGTCGTTCACCTTTTATGTCACGTTACATAGAGGGGTGGGGATGTTCGTAGACACAGTTACTACATAAACTTGAGGTCACCAACTTTGGCAAGATATTAACTACTACGATCTCAGTGTTCCAATGCTTTTGTTGGTCGCAATATACCGACACTACTCTCAGAAAAGTGAAAACCCTTCAATAAGCGCCCTAACTTATGGTgcaataggtgcaaaatgttaggtataaatactgacatatcttccagatattaatccaagttcaattagttttacCTCtattcatgatatagaaaatcaaggaattatatacctctataattgaatatcataatatcatcatcagtgTCTAGCGGAGTTACTGTCGAGAACTCCAAAATAAACATTCTttacaaataaaaacactctttcaaaaacctCCGAACAGTTATCTATAGATTATTCAGTTAATTGAATTAGAACTCAACGAAAAGAATacaaaatttggaaaaccCCTGACACAAGGACGAGCTCAAATCTGTTCAAAAATACCACACATTATCCAATTGGTATGGGGTGGTGGCTCAATGGTAGAGCTTTCGACTCCAGTTAAATCCTGGGACATCCACGGAATTGCAATCGAATGGTTGCAGGTTCAATTCCTGTCCACCtcatatttattttttttgcttaAGTACACAAGCACGAGGTAGTCAAAATGATCAATTAGCAATTATGTCAGGTATGATACTCGTCTAAGGTTTTTACTGTTAAAATATAATTCGATATTGTAAaatatattaaagagatgacttataagaatcagaaacaagacaattggtccgtaaaacaaaataaacgaagtcagatgaagccctaacagaatgtcaatcgatactggaaagatattggatgataatctatcgcgagacgtttacaattcaggaatctgactacgaaggagtctatggaatggaacaagaaataacagttgtactgtggattaTATGGGgctagaaatggtgtgatgacgatgaaaattcttcactcgtcgtcctctcttatggttcaataggtgcgaaatattaggtataaatactgacgtattttccagatattaatccaagttcaattagttttatctcaattcatgatataggaaatcaaggacttatatatctttataattgaatatcatagtattatcatcaatgtctaaccaagttactatcgacaacgccgaagaaaacattctttccaaatatttaCAATGTTTGTGATATCAATTATCGAATAATTTGTtacgtttttttttgcaatgaCGCATTCAGGGTGACATTttaattcaaaattaagtttttccttcaaaacattAAACCTGCATCACCTGACTCTGAGATCAATTTGTATTCGTCCCGATGAATGTTATGTGATTATTCCAACTATTTATCTActaagaaaaatatgtctTTGAAGAGTTTTGCACTGTAAACAGTTGACTCCATTCTAGCACACAGCAGAAAAATTCCGCTGAATTTTCTATGGAGCGAATATGTTTCCTCTGGTGGGGGACTTAACCTTTCACTCAACATTAAGCCTATATTTGCTCTAATTCTATCCGATACggtttgatttttgaaactgaATGGTCGTGCAGTAGGGCCAGAAAAAGGCTCGCCTAATGTTATCACACTATTTACATGAGCGTCAACCATAGCCTGAGTTTCTAGTCCTGTTAAATATCCAAGCTTTTTAGAGTATTCGTAAACTTTTTCACGATCGTTGAGGGTGGCATATGATAGTAACTTTCTATAGTTTTGGATGAATTCTGATGGAAATGGTCTTGAAGCTCCAAAATCTAAAAGCTCAATTTTATTTGTCTTCGCATTATAGAGGAAATTTGCCCAATTAGGATCTGTTTGCATGTACTCAAATATTGCTATTTCTTCCAGACACAGACGCATTATAGTTTGTGAGATGAAATCTTTAACGTTCTGCGAAGTATTAAGTGgtaatttcattatttcgGTTCCTTCCATATAAGACATTGTAATAACATTGGTCGTTGTCAGGTCTGCATAGACATGAGGAACAGCAAACACAGGATCATCCTTCAAAAGTTGTTCGAAATGTTGCAGTGCTCGGGATTCCCTGACATAATCACACTCCCACTTTAGCTCTTTCCTGGCATTGGCAACAGTTTTATCTAGAAATAAACCCTTTGGCAATAGCCGAGAGGCACTCAAAAACATTAGGAGGTTGTTCAAATCGGAATCAATGGAATCCTTCACACCGGGGTATTGAACTTTTACGACTACCTTTTTACCATCGGGCAATGTAGCACGATGGACCTGCCCTATACTTGCTGCAGCGATGGGAACTCTATCAAATTCTGCAAACTTTTTTGTCCATTCTTTTCCCAGTTCCCGTCTCATAACTTTCTCAAGTTGTCTATGTGGCATATAGTTAGCACTATTTTGCACGCGGGATAGAATTTCATACAGTTGTTTAGGCAGTACTTTATCATCTTGAAATGACATCATTTGTCCAATTTTGAGAGCAGCGCCTCTCATTtgggaaaattttttggcaatcatttcaatatttgaatcGGAATAAATAAGAGATTTCCAAGTGGGTGATTGGCCCTGAACAACTTTTGTCAGGCCTTCTGAAGCCGCCATTATTCCAACACCTGCCGCCAATGACCCATAGTGGAACAAACGCGAAATACGCGAGGATGGTACTTTCGAACTTTGAAGCTCTTCACGCTTTCTCTCTGTTTCTTGCTCTTGATTCTCTTGGTTCACTAGCTGCTACtattcattttattttttgatgtcaGTCAGttaaaattaaaaaaatgtaattTTTGC contains:
- the COQ8 gene encoding protein kinase COQ8 translates to MRRELGKEWTKKFAEFDRVPIAAASIGQVHRATLPDGKKVVVKVQYPGVKDSIDSDLNNLLMFLSASRLLPKGLFLDKTVANARKELKWECDYVRESRALQHFEQLLKDDPVFAVPHVYADLTTTNVITMSYMEGTEIMKLPLNTSQNVKDFISQTIMRLCLEEIAIFEYMQTDPNWANFLYNAKTNKIELLDFGASRPFPSEFIQNYRKLLSYATLNDREKVYEYSKKLGYLTGLETQAMVDAHVNSVITLGEPFSGPTARPFSFKNQTVSDRIRANIGLMLSERLSPPPEETYSLHRKFSGIFLLCARMESTVYSAKLFKDIFFLVDK
- the ARO5 gene encoding Aro5p (similar to Saccharomyces cerevisiae YGL117W; ancestral locus Anc_6.134), which gives rise to MTGTVELEQTVEKLSNMMGEVKFSPKNRDILNNLGNELVISQSKPVLEFVDIIIERFMYPRLPSKSLMGLLLLQECAIIDEESNDNDDLDNLIKYETFDLGHPRILELILIRQKLEELNSTEKKTWKSDEYMTKLLTKVQQVYVLLVHLLQVLSDHIEVPAHSAFYKGIVLDSIADFQRAFESFKILDFICQSLIRSVAESGKSDNSIFYVEDTLLRHIESFIQGNIKWYEDIMLQSTALKEFYLTEKKMLPQSIPSHETDLLHQKGFEIFLEKRKLRLRISTRRVF